Proteins from a genomic interval of Danio rerio strain Tuebingen ecotype United States chromosome 4, GRCz12tu, whole genome shotgun sequence:
- the LOC108183754 gene encoding uncharacterized protein isoform X2, translated as MRIHTGEKPFTCTQCGKSFSLSWSRNLHKRIHTGEKLFTCTQCGKSFTCSSSLNQHMRIHTGEKPFTCTQCGKSFSLSWSRNLHMRIHTGEKPYTCTQCGKSFSSSSHFNYHMRIHAGEKLFTCTQCGKSFSCSSSLNQHMRIHTGEKPFTCLQCGKSFSKSSNFILHMMIHTGEKPFKCTQCGKSFSQSSHLKHHTRIHSGEKPFTCTQCWKSFSRSSYLNQHMRIHTGEKPFTCTQCGKSFSQSSHLNHHMRIHTGEKPFTCTQCGKSFSRSSYLNQHMRIHTGKKPFTCT; from the coding sequence atgaggatccacactggagagaaaccattcacatgcacccagtgtgggaagagtttcagcttaTCGTGGTCCCGTAATCTACAcaagaggatccacactggagagaaactattcacatgcactcagtgtgggaagagtttcacctgctcatcatcccttaatcaacacatgaggatccacactggagagaaaccattcacatgcacccagtgtgggaagagtttcagcttaTCGTGGTCccgtaatctacacatgaggatccacactggagagaaaccatacacatgcactcagtgtgggaagagtttcagcagctCATCACACTTTAattaccacatgaggatccacgctggagagaaactattcacatgcactcagtgtgggaagagtttcagctgctcatcatcccttaatcaacacatgaggatccacactggagagaaaccattcacatgccttcagtgtgggaagagtttcagcaaatcatcaaactttattctacacatgatgatccacactggagagaaaccttttaaatgcactcagtgtgggaagagtttcagccaatcatcacaccttaaacaCCACACGAGAATCcactctggagagaaaccatttacatgcactcagtgttggaagagtttcagccgctcatcataccttaatcaacacatgaggatccacactggagagaaaccattcacatgcactcagtgtgggaagagtttcagccaatcatcacaccttaatcaccacatgaggatccacactggagagaaaccattcacatgcactcagtgtgggaagagtttcagccgctcatcataccttaatcaacacatgaggatccacactggaaagaaaccattcacatgcacttaa
- the LOC108183754 gene encoding uncharacterized protein isoform X1 — protein sequence MAFIKEESEDVKIKETFTVKQEDLQEQTDLTEENEGSKQEEHHVKIEEKTFLQTDGILKRRDKNRFTCTQCGKSFGRKYILKIHMRIHTGEKPFTCTQCGKSFSLSWSRNLHKRIHTGEKLFTCTQCGKSFTCSSSLNQHMRIHTGEKPFTCTQCGKSFSLSWSRNLHMRIHTGEKPYTCTQCGKSFSSSSHFNYHMRIHAGEKLFTCTQCGKSFSCSSSLNQHMRIHTGEKPFTCLQCGKSFSKSSNFILHMMIHTGEKPFKCTQCGKSFSQSSHLKHHTRIHSGEKPFTCTQCWKSFSRSSYLNQHMRIHTGEKPFTCTQCGKSFSQSSHLNHHMRIHTGEKPFTCTQCGKSFSRSSYLNQHMRIHTGKKPFTCT from the exons atggcgtttattaaagaggagagtgaagatgtgaagattaaagaaacattcacagtcaaacaggaagatctgcaggaacaaacag acctaactGAAGAAAACGAGGGGAGTAAacaggaggaacatcatgtcaaaattgaggaaaaaacttttttacagactgatggtattttaaaaaggagagacaagaatcgtttcacctgcactcagtgtggaaagagttttggaagaaaatacattcttaagattcacatgaggatccacactggagagaaaccattcacatgcacccagtgtgggaagagtttcagcttaTCGTGGTCCCGTAATCTACAcaagaggatccacactggagagaaactattcacatgcactcagtgtgggaagagtttcacctgctcatcatcccttaatcaacacatgaggatccacactggagagaaaccattcacatgcacccagtgtgggaagagtttcagcttaTCGTGGTCccgtaatctacacatgaggatccacactggagagaaaccatacacatgcactcagtgtgggaagagtttcagcagctCATCACACTTTAattaccacatgaggatccacgctggagagaaactattcacatgcactcagtgtgggaagagtttcagctgctcatcatcccttaatcaacacatgaggatccacactggagagaaaccattcacatgccttcagtgtgggaagagtttcagcaaatcatcaaactttattctacacatgatgatccacactggagagaaaccttttaaatgcactcagtgtgggaagagtttcagccaatcatcacaccttaaacaCCACACGAGAATCcactctggagagaaaccatttacatgcactcagtgttggaagagtttcagccgctcatcataccttaatcaacacatgaggatccacactggagagaaaccattcacatgcactcagtgtgggaagagtttcagccaatcatcacaccttaatcaccacatgaggatccacactggagagaaaccattcacatgcactcagtgtgggaagagtttcagccgctcatcataccttaatcaacacatgaggatccacactggaaagaaaccattcacatgcacttaa